The following proteins are co-located in the Brevibacillus laterosporus DSM 25 genome:
- a CDS encoding Fur family transcriptional regulator, with the protein MMQQVERAVEILKNQGVRMTPQRHAILAYLLETMTHPTADEIYKALEGKFPNMSVATIYNNLRVFKEAGLVRELTYGDASSRFDANVEDEHYHIICSECGAIQDFHFPYLSQVEAAACEQANFHVSGHRMEVYGVCNSCQENKPK; encoded by the coding sequence ATGATGCAACAAGTCGAGAGAGCTGTCGAGATTTTAAAGAATCAAGGTGTTCGTATGACTCCGCAACGTCATGCCATATTAGCGTATTTACTTGAGACGATGACTCATCCAACTGCTGATGAAATTTATAAAGCATTGGAAGGGAAATTTCCTAATATGAGCGTGGCAACCATCTATAATAACCTGCGAGTATTTAAAGAAGCAGGGTTGGTTCGCGAATTAACATACGGAGATGCTTCCAGTCGATTCGATGCGAATGTAGAAGATGAACATTATCACATTATTTGTTCGGAGTGTGGGGCTATTCAGGATTTTCACTTCCCGTACTTATCACAGGTAGAAGCGGCAGCCTGTGAACAAGCTAACTTTCATGTTTCTGGGCATCGTATGGAAGTTTATGGTGTATGCAATAGCTGTCAAGAAAATAAGCCAAAGTAA
- a CDS encoding stalk domain-containing protein, whose product MSVHLETSKRPSRKRRRNRLFPKVLFLVMLAVVGYFIWMYFQSGSHQRVTPYDGRQQVIVHKGKAVPQSYQMKEDEVLLPFSFLKEQIDQHLFWDEPSRSVIITTKDKVIQMPSEKLQAFVNKKPVDLRVPVTIIDGEKYVPVSPLEKIYGIHLRKMEGRDVIAVDNNGDTIQQGQVSSEKDKPLPMRLDATKESPIVSDLASGQKVIILNETNGWYHLLSNEGVLGYLPMDQVKKLDSYQVEVNVDTPKERNTAWKPDGQKLNVV is encoded by the coding sequence ATGAGCGTACATTTAGAGACGTCAAAGCGTCCAAGTCGAAAAAGAAGAAGGAATAGGCTTTTTCCTAAGGTACTATTTTTGGTCATGCTTGCTGTAGTAGGATATTTTATCTGGATGTATTTTCAATCTGGTAGTCATCAACGAGTTACTCCTTATGACGGGCGCCAACAGGTAATTGTACATAAAGGAAAAGCAGTTCCGCAATCCTATCAAATGAAAGAAGACGAGGTACTGCTACCTTTTTCATTTTTAAAGGAACAAATCGATCAGCACTTATTCTGGGATGAACCTAGTCGCTCTGTTATCATCACTACCAAAGATAAAGTAATCCAAATGCCGAGCGAAAAATTACAAGCATTTGTTAATAAAAAACCAGTTGATTTACGTGTGCCTGTCACAATTATTGACGGAGAAAAATACGTTCCAGTAAGCCCGTTAGAAAAGATATATGGTATTCATCTACGTAAGATGGAAGGCAGAGATGTTATCGCAGTGGATAACAACGGTGATACAATCCAACAGGGACAAGTTAGTTCTGAAAAAGATAAGCCGTTACCAATGAGATTGGATGCTACGAAAGAGAGTCCTATTGTCTCTGATCTTGCATCCGGTCAAAAAGTAATTATTTTAAATGAAACAAATGGATGGTATCATCTTTTATCTAATGAAGGTGTTCTTGGTTATTTGCCAATGGATCAGGTTAAGAAATTGGATTCTTATCAGGTAGAAGTGAATGTTGATACTCCGAAGGAACGAAATACTGCCTGGAAGCCGGATGGACAAAAATTAAATGTAGTATAG